Proteins from a genomic interval of Sphingopyxis sp. QXT-31:
- a CDS encoding A/G-specific adenine glycosylase: MSVQTSDIAGDFAARLLGWYDRAARVLPWRVPPRSATVPDPYRVWMAEVMLQQTTVAAVAGYFERFTARWPTVADLAAAEDADVMAAWAGLGYYARARNLLACARAVVSEHGGLFPDNEAGLRALPGVGDYTAAAVAAIAFGRPSVVVDANIERVIARHRLIEIPLPAAKRDIKAALAPLVPADRPGDFAQALMDLGATICTVRSPACGICPVMADCRARGRPDIERLPVKPPKKAKPHRHGLAYWIERDGSVWLVRRPDKGMLGGMRALPGGDWTDIRPRESGIVSVDHGFTHFDLTLTLVRRESADAAAEGAWWPIAELDAAGLPTLYRKLTDKMLERLR; encoded by the coding sequence GTGAGCGTCCAGACTTCCGACATCGCTGGAGACTTCGCCGCGCGCCTGCTTGGCTGGTACGACCGCGCGGCGCGCGTGCTGCCTTGGCGCGTGCCGCCGCGGAGCGCCACGGTGCCCGACCCCTATCGCGTGTGGATGGCCGAGGTCATGCTGCAGCAGACGACGGTCGCCGCGGTCGCGGGCTATTTCGAACGCTTCACGGCGCGCTGGCCGACGGTCGCCGATCTCGCCGCGGCCGAGGATGCCGACGTCATGGCGGCGTGGGCGGGGCTCGGCTATTACGCCCGCGCGCGCAACCTGCTCGCCTGCGCGCGCGCGGTGGTGAGCGAGCATGGCGGCCTGTTTCCCGATAACGAGGCAGGGCTTCGCGCGCTGCCCGGGGTCGGCGACTATACCGCGGCGGCGGTCGCGGCGATCGCCTTCGGGCGGCCGTCGGTGGTGGTCGACGCCAATATCGAGCGCGTCATCGCGCGCCACCGGCTGATCGAGATTCCGCTCCCCGCGGCGAAGCGTGACATCAAGGCGGCATTGGCGCCGCTGGTGCCCGCCGATCGCCCGGGCGACTTCGCGCAGGCGCTGATGGATCTCGGCGCGACTATCTGCACCGTACGCAGCCCCGCGTGCGGCATCTGCCCGGTGATGGCCGACTGCCGCGCGCGCGGGCGCCCCGATATCGAGCGGTTGCCGGTGAAGCCGCCGAAGAAGGCGAAGCCGCATCGTCACGGCCTCGCTTACTGGATCGAGCGGGACGGCAGCGTCTGGCTGGTGCGGCGGCCCGACAAGGGCATGCTCGGGGGGATGCGCGCGTTGCCGGGCGGCGACTGGACCGACATACGCCCACGCGAGTCGGGGATCGTGTCGGTCGACCATGGCTTTACCCATTTCGACCTGACGCTCACCCTGGTGCGCCGCGAATCCGCCGATGCCGCAGCGGAAGGCGCGTGGTGGCCGATCGCGGAGCTTGACGCGGCGGGGCTGCCGACGCTCTATCGCAAACTGACCGACAAGATGCTGGAGAGGTTGAGATGA
- a CDS encoding serine hydrolase domain-containing protein, translating to MNMMVSRRAMLGGLALGGSSLLLPSAAWAYKESGAQLYPATNAFIKGFVDRKELAGTLAAIGKGQAEASFFGAGVQSLSDGVPVGPDTLWRLYSMTKPVTGIAAMLLIEDGKMTLDQPIADFLPAFANMKVQNTPDGSITDVRPAKTQITLRHLLTHTAGLGYNIIQKGPIKKAYDDNGIVGGQASRLPIPGLPPVTAAPSLALMADRLATLPLVYEPGTKWSYSISLDLMGRVIEVVSGQAFDAFLKARIFDPLGMTSTGFQVAAKDVGRFTSNYAAFNGVLIPFDPASASIYLDKPPYPFGGGGLVSSARDYDRFLAMLLGEGETGGKRIMKAETARLAMSNLLDDSVDRKGTFVDGQGFGAGGRVSLPTSPGGEGLFGWAGAAGTIGFVHRKLGYRVGGYTQIMPSETVPFQAKFGETVLKDVTA from the coding sequence ATGAACATGATGGTTTCGCGCCGGGCGATGCTCGGCGGGCTGGCGCTGGGCGGTTCGAGCCTCCTGCTCCCCAGTGCGGCGTGGGCGTATAAGGAGAGCGGGGCGCAGCTCTATCCCGCGACCAATGCCTTCATCAAAGGCTTTGTCGACCGCAAGGAACTGGCGGGCACGCTCGCCGCGATCGGCAAGGGGCAGGCGGAGGCCAGCTTCTTCGGCGCCGGGGTACAGTCGCTGAGCGACGGCGTGCCGGTCGGCCCCGATACGCTGTGGCGGCTCTATTCGATGACCAAGCCGGTCACCGGCATCGCCGCGATGCTGCTGATCGAGGATGGCAAGATGACGCTCGACCAGCCGATCGCCGACTTCCTGCCCGCCTTCGCCAATATGAAGGTACAGAATACCCCCGACGGCTCGATCACCGACGTGCGGCCGGCGAAGACGCAAATCACCTTGCGGCATCTGCTGACGCATACCGCGGGGCTGGGCTACAACATCATCCAGAAGGGGCCGATCAAGAAAGCCTATGACGACAATGGCATCGTCGGCGGGCAGGCGAGCCGGCTGCCGATCCCGGGGCTGCCGCCGGTCACCGCGGCGCCGAGCCTGGCGCTGATGGCCGACCGGCTCGCGACCTTGCCGCTCGTCTATGAGCCGGGGACGAAGTGGAGCTATTCGATCAGCCTCGACCTGATGGGGCGCGTGATCGAGGTCGTGTCGGGGCAGGCGTTCGACGCCTTTCTGAAGGCGCGCATTTTCGATCCCCTGGGCATGACGAGCACCGGCTTCCAGGTCGCGGCGAAGGATGTCGGGCGCTTCACGAGCAATTATGCCGCGTTCAACGGCGTGCTCATCCCCTTCGATCCGGCGAGCGCATCGATCTATCTCGACAAGCCGCCCTACCCCTTCGGCGGCGGCGGCCTCGTATCGAGCGCGCGCGATTACGACCGTTTCCTCGCGATGCTGCTCGGCGAGGGGGAGACGGGCGGCAAAAGGATCATGAAGGCCGAGACCGCGCGGCTCGCAATGTCGAACCTGCTCGACGACAGCGTCGATCGCAAGGGAACCTTCGTCGACGGCCAGGGCTTCGGTGCTGGCGGGCGCGTGTCGCTGCCGACCTCGCCGGGGGGCGAGGGGCTGTTCGGCTGGGCGGGCGCCGCGGGGACGATCGGATTTGTGCATAGGAAGCTCGGCTACCGCGTCGGCGGCTATACGCAGATCATGCCGTCGGAAACGGTGCCTTTCCAGGCCAAGTTCGGCGAGACGGTGCTGAAGGATGTGACCGCCTGA
- the nudC gene encoding NAD(+) diphosphatase produces the protein MPRPLGFTGARLDRADQVRTNEAAFAAALADPRARCLVLDGIDFVPGEGGGLCWEPFDPADDRAVMLLGLDEAGVPHFVREPAPSQRIDARSRTVMRLLPMLSTEEAALYGGARSLVDWHARHRFCAVCGQPTDLFRGGWGRQCGSCNAEHFPRVDPVVIMLAECEDRVLVGRQPGFPPGFFSALAGFVEPGESLEEAVARELFEEAGIRVADVTYVASQPWPFPSSLMIGARAVAHDPALTLDTTEIEAAMWVDRADVRAALAGDMGAPFMAPPPLAIARFLLEDWAA, from the coding sequence ATGCCGCGACCGCTGGGCTTTACGGGCGCGCGGCTCGACCGCGCCGACCAGGTCCGCACCAACGAAGCGGCCTTCGCGGCGGCGCTGGCCGATCCGCGTGCGCGGTGCCTCGTCCTCGACGGCATCGACTTCGTTCCGGGCGAGGGCGGAGGGCTCTGCTGGGAGCCCTTCGACCCCGCCGACGATCGCGCGGTCATGCTGCTCGGGCTCGACGAGGCGGGGGTGCCGCACTTCGTGCGCGAACCCGCGCCGAGCCAGCGGATCGATGCGCGCTCGCGCACGGTGATGCGGTTGTTGCCCATGCTTTCAACCGAGGAAGCCGCGCTCTACGGCGGTGCGCGCAGCCTGGTCGACTGGCACGCGCGGCATCGCTTCTGCGCGGTGTGTGGCCAGCCGACGGACCTCTTCCGCGGCGGCTGGGGGCGGCAATGCGGCAGCTGCAACGCCGAACATTTCCCGCGCGTCGACCCGGTGGTGATCATGCTCGCCGAATGCGAGGATCGCGTGCTCGTCGGACGCCAGCCGGGTTTCCCGCCGGGTTTCTTCTCGGCGCTCGCGGGCTTCGTCGAGCCCGGCGAATCGCTCGAGGAAGCGGTGGCGCGCGAATTGTTCGAGGAAGCGGGAATCCGCGTTGCGGACGTGACCTATGTCGCGAGCCAACCCTGGCCTTTCCCCTCATCGCTGATGATCGGCGCGCGCGCGGTAGCGCACGACCCGGCGCTGACGCTCGACACGACCGAGATCGAAGCGGCGATGTGGGTCGACCGCGCCGACGTCCGCGCCGCGCTGGCGGGCGACATGGGCGCGCCCTTCATGGCGCCCCCGCCGCTGGCGATCGCACGGTTTTTGCTGGAGGATTGGGCCGCTTAG
- a CDS encoding IS5 family transposase (programmed frameshift) → MGDLLLLSEAQMRRIEGYFPLSHGIPRVDDRRILSGIFFVLRNGVRWRDAPRDYGPHKTIYNRFIRWSRLGVFDRIFAELAKDGDGVLMIDATHIKAHRTAASLFKKGLLPRAIGRSRGGLTSKLHLVYDGRGRPLRLHLTEGQRSDHKGAEALIGSLPPARTMIADRAYSSAWFRQVLAARAIDACIPPHPTHKVRHDYDRTLYKQRHRIENLSARLKDWRRIHTRYDRCADIFKAAITFACICIFWINES, encoded by the exons ATGGGTGATTTGCTGTTGCTGAGCGAGGCGCAGATGCGCCGGATCGAGGGCTATTTTCCGCTGTCGCACGGGATACCGCGGGTCGATGACCGGAGGATATTGAGCGGCATTTTCTTCGTGTTGCGCAACGGGGTGCGCTGGCGCGACGCGCCGCGGGATTATGGGCCGCACAAGACGATCTACAACCGCTTCATCCGCTGGAGCCGACTGGGGGTGTTCGATCGTATCTTTGCCGAACTGGCCAAGGATGGCGATGGGGTGCTGATGATCGATGCGACCCATATCAAGGCGCACCGGACGGCGGCGAGCCTCTTCAAAAAGGGGCTCT TACCCCGCGCTATCGGACGCAGCCGCGGCGGCCTGACCAGCAAGCTCCACCTCGTATACGACGGTCGGGGACGGCCGCTGCGGCTTCACCTGACCGAAGGACAGCGCAGCGATCACAAGGGCGCCGAGGCGCTCATCGGCAGCCTGCCCCCGGCCCGAACCATGATCGCCGACCGCGCCTATAGCTCGGCCTGGTTCCGCCAGGTGCTGGCAGCACGCGCCATCGACGCCTGCATCCCCCCGCACCCCACCCACAAGGTCCGGCACGACTACGACCGGACCCTCTACAAACAGCGCCACCGCATCGAAAACCTCTCCGCCCGGCTCAAAGACTGGCGCCGTATCCATACCCGATACGACCGATGCGCCGACATCTTCAAAGCCGCCATCACATTCGCATGCATCTGCATCTTCTGGATTAATGAGTCCTGA
- a CDS encoding DUF2497 domain-containing protein: MGDMSREPSMEDILSSIRRVIARDEAPGARETREPAREDILELRDAEDDYDADPAPEAGSAEELVSPASADAARQSLEALTAAVAPAVAAAVAAPAAAGRTLEDVVTDALRPMLKDWLDANLPTMVEAMVAKEISRITGRRL, from the coding sequence ATGGGCGACATGTCGCGTGAACCGTCGATGGAAGACATTTTGTCGTCGATCCGGCGCGTCATCGCGCGCGATGAAGCCCCCGGCGCGCGCGAAACGCGCGAGCCCGCCCGCGAGGACATCCTCGAACTGAGGGATGCCGAGGACGATTATGACGCCGACCCCGCGCCCGAGGCAGGCTCCGCCGAGGAACTCGTCTCGCCCGCCAGCGCCGATGCCGCGCGCCAGTCGCTCGAAGCGCTGACCGCCGCGGTCGCGCCCGCCGTCGCCGCCGCGGTTGCCGCACCGGCGGCTGCCGGCCGCACGCTCGAGGATGTGGTGACCGACGCGCTGCGCCCGATGCTCAAGGACTGGCTCGACGCCAATTTGCCGACGATGGTCGAGGCGATGGTGGCGAAGGAAATCAGCCGGATTACCGGTCGGCGGCTGTAA
- a CDS encoding TolC family outer membrane protein, with amino-acid sequence MLDTNKKQPRARWLAGLALGALMLPAAAHAETLQGALAKAYENNPTLTAARAGQRANDENVPIRKADGLPSAGAGVDYQENLVLPGNAFFSPKRTLTVGGQLTVPIYQGGAVKNAVKAAKYRVEAGQADLRATEASIFSQTVGAYMDVIRDQAIVQLNQKNVSVLRTNLQATSDRFEIGDLTRTDVAQSQARLALAEGDLRTAESNLISSREAYIRLVGDAPVDLEQPPQLPNLPATAEDAVAIALNNNPDIEAANQLVNASRSDIGVARATRLPKLSTTLSGGYNNNLNSVTSATSENITTSTQAAVSLTIPIFQGGRPAAQVRQAQSRNSQAIEAYVETERGVIAQTRGAYAAWQANEQIIAATEQAVRANALSLEGVRAENSVGTRSILDILNAEQEYLNTQVQLVSARRNSYVAAFSVLAAMGKAEARDLGIEGGALYDPEVNYKRVKGKIFDWDDDPKPQQVATDTRAVPAADASVPAGDPLNPQ; translated from the coding sequence ATGCTCGATACCAACAAGAAACAGCCCCGCGCCCGCTGGCTTGCCGGCCTCGCGCTCGGCGCGCTGATGCTGCCCGCCGCGGCGCACGCCGAAACGCTGCAGGGGGCGCTCGCCAAGGCCTATGAGAACAACCCGACGCTCACCGCCGCGCGCGCAGGGCAGCGCGCGAACGACGAGAATGTGCCGATCCGCAAAGCCGACGGCCTGCCGAGCGCGGGCGCCGGGGTCGATTATCAGGAAAATCTGGTCCTTCCCGGCAACGCCTTTTTCTCGCCGAAGCGCACGCTGACCGTCGGCGGCCAGCTGACCGTCCCCATCTATCAGGGCGGCGCGGTGAAAAATGCGGTCAAGGCCGCCAAATATCGCGTCGAAGCGGGGCAGGCCGATCTGCGCGCGACCGAGGCGAGCATTTTCTCGCAGACCGTCGGCGCCTACATGGACGTCATCCGCGACCAGGCAATCGTCCAATTGAACCAGAAGAATGTCTCGGTCCTGCGCACCAATTTGCAGGCGACCAGCGACCGCTTCGAGATCGGCGACCTCACGCGCACCGACGTCGCGCAGTCGCAGGCGCGGCTCGCGCTGGCCGAAGGCGATCTGCGCACCGCCGAATCGAACCTCATCTCCAGCCGCGAGGCTTATATCCGCCTGGTCGGCGACGCGCCGGTCGACCTCGAACAGCCGCCGCAGCTCCCTAACCTGCCCGCCACCGCCGAGGATGCCGTCGCCATCGCGCTCAACAACAATCCCGACATCGAGGCGGCGAACCAGCTGGTCAATGCGAGCCGCTCGGACATCGGCGTCGCCCGCGCGACGCGCCTGCCCAAATTGTCGACGACGCTCAGCGGCGGCTATAACAACAACCTCAATTCGGTGACGAGCGCGACGTCGGAGAATATCACAACCAGCACCCAGGCCGCGGTATCGCTTACGATCCCGATCTTCCAGGGTGGCCGTCCCGCGGCGCAGGTGCGCCAGGCGCAGTCGCGCAACAGCCAGGCGATCGAAGCCTATGTCGAGACCGAACGCGGCGTGATCGCCCAGACGCGCGGCGCCTATGCCGCGTGGCAGGCGAACGAACAGATCATCGCCGCGACCGAGCAGGCGGTGCGCGCCAACGCGCTCTCGCTGGAGGGCGTGCGCGCCGAGAACAGCGTCGGCACGCGCTCGATCCTCGATATCCTGAACGCCGAGCAAGAATATCTGAACACGCAGGTCCAACTCGTCTCGGCACGGCGCAACTCCTATGTCGCAGCCTTTTCGGTGCTCGCCGCGATGGGCAAGGCCGAGGCGCGCGACCTGGGGATCGAGGGCGGCGCGCTCTACGACCCCGAGGTCAATTACAAGCGCGTGAAGGGCAAGATTTTCGACTGGGACGACGATCCGAAGCCCCAGCAGGTCGCGACCGACACGCGCGCCGTGCCCGCCGCCGACGCCAGCGTCCCCGCCGGCGATCCGCTGAACCCGCAATAA
- a CDS encoding protein-L-isoaspartate O-methyltransferase family protein produces the protein MATKLSEAKLNEASAAEMRAAMIDSQLRTNDVIDPAVVGAMGAVAREAHVPPALASVAYMDRAIPLGSGRALNPPLVTGRLLVAAAIRPGMRVLLVGAATGYTAACLALLGAEVEALEEETGLIEMAKLAATNPAIRWTQGPLAAGTPGKGLFDRIIVEGAIEALPAALADQLVEGGRIVAALRDGSVSRLVQGVKTGGTIVLRPFADMDVAPLPGFAAPKGFQF, from the coding sequence ATGGCGACGAAATTGAGCGAGGCCAAATTGAACGAGGCAAGTGCCGCGGAGATGCGGGCTGCGATGATCGACAGCCAGCTTCGCACCAATGACGTGATCGACCCTGCCGTCGTCGGCGCGATGGGCGCGGTCGCGCGCGAGGCGCATGTGCCGCCCGCGCTGGCGAGCGTCGCCTATATGGACCGCGCGATCCCGCTGGGCAGCGGCCGCGCGCTCAACCCGCCGCTGGTCACCGGGCGCCTGCTCGTCGCGGCGGCGATCCGTCCCGGCATGCGCGTACTGCTCGTCGGCGCCGCGACCGGCTACACCGCCGCATGCCTCGCGCTGCTCGGCGCCGAGGTCGAAGCGCTCGAGGAAGAGACCGGGCTGATCGAAATGGCGAAGCTTGCGGCGACCAACCCCGCGATCCGCTGGACGCAAGGTCCGCTCGCCGCTGGCACGCCGGGCAAGGGGCTGTTCGACCGCATCATCGTCGAAGGCGCGATCGAGGCGCTGCCCGCGGCGCTCGCCGATCAGCTGGTCGAGGGCGGCCGGATCGTCGCGGCGCTGCGCGACGGCAGCGTCAGCCGCCTGGTGCAGGGGGTGAAGACCGGCGGCACGATCGTGCTGCGGCCCTTTGCCGACATGGATGTCGCGCCGCTGCCGGGCTTTGCGGCACCGAAGGGTTTCCAGTTCTAA
- a CDS encoding lipoate--protein ligase family protein gives MIMPPTIVSRLAMAIADDVPVECGDGRTAIDADSVRLDALLGGDASAGGWRLWTNRPCLVTTRRFAAMPRFADAALESACRGWPVFVRPSGGTTVAHRPGTLNASHLQSWRGDGDDAIRRFRIFCEHLAASICSIGVRACLGRVDGSHCDGRFNLVSAGRKLAGTASLVRRKGDYIGLLCHASIWAEGDVAADVKAIECFEAALELDTSYSENVHATLEQRYMSAFANAGT, from the coding sequence ATGATCATGCCGCCGACGATCGTGTCGCGCCTGGCGATGGCGATAGCGGATGATGTTCCGGTCGAGTGCGGCGACGGACGGACAGCGATCGACGCGGATTCCGTGCGCCTCGACGCGCTGCTCGGGGGTGACGCCAGCGCGGGCGGGTGGCGGCTCTGGACGAACCGCCCTTGTCTCGTCACGACGCGGCGTTTTGCGGCTATGCCCCGTTTCGCCGATGCAGCGCTGGAGAGCGCCTGCCGAGGGTGGCCGGTGTTTGTGCGGCCGAGTGGGGGAACGACGGTGGCGCACCGGCCCGGCACACTGAACGCCAGCCATCTTCAATCGTGGCGCGGGGACGGCGACGATGCGATCCGTCGGTTCCGGATATTCTGCGAACATCTGGCAGCGTCGATATGTTCGATAGGCGTCCGCGCATGCCTGGGCCGTGTAGACGGCAGCCACTGCGACGGCCGCTTCAATCTGGTATCGGCGGGGCGGAAATTGGCCGGTACCGCGTCGCTTGTACGACGCAAAGGCGACTATATCGGTTTGCTATGCCATGCGTCAATTTGGGCGGAAGGCGACGTCGCGGCGGATGTGAAGGCTATCGAATGTTTCGAGGCAGCCTTGGAACTTGATACTTCATACTCCGAGAATGTGCATGCAACGCTGGAACAGCGTTATATGTCGGCTTTTGCAAATGCAGGCACGTAA
- a CDS encoding biotin/lipoyl-containing protein, with amino-acid sequence MTDVTIPFGVWRADDEAAISAWLYADGDAVAEGAIIAEIMVEKSSYELIASATGTLQILIAAEVPVRAGAVAARIV; translated from the coding sequence ATGACCGATGTGACGATTCCATTCGGCGTGTGGCGCGCCGACGATGAAGCCGCGATCTCGGCATGGCTCTATGCGGATGGCGACGCCGTCGCGGAAGGCGCGATCATCGCCGAGATCATGGTGGAGAAATCGAGCTATGAACTCATCGCGTCGGCCACCGGAACGCTGCAAATCCTGATCGCGGCTGAGGTCCCGGTGCGTGCGGGGGCGGTGGCGGCACGGATCGTCTGA
- a CDS encoding alpha-ketoacid dehydrogenase subunit beta: MSSPDTATAVRPARRLTIARAIAEAIGQEMERDPDVLVMGEDIAKLGGVFGTTTGLLDRFGPERVRDTPISETAFIGAAVGLAAAGMRPVVELMFVDFFGVCMDAIYNLAAKQSYFSGGQVTCPMVLMTSVGGGYGDAGQHSQALYATFGHLPGLKVVIPSNAHDAKGLMLAAIRDPNPVIFMYHKALQGMGWLGTVQRSITDAPEGDYVVPLGKAKCVREGEDITVVSLGLSVHQALDAAGRLANEDVSVEVIDLISIAPLDRETVRASVRRTGRLLVVDDDYLSYGVGAEIIASVCEASIPLLVPPQRIAFPDIPVPFTPVMEHFVLPNADKVTAAVRQMMRISN, from the coding sequence ATGTCTTCGCCTGACACCGCAACGGCCGTTAGGCCGGCTCGCCGCCTGACCATCGCCCGCGCGATCGCCGAAGCGATCGGGCAGGAAATGGAGCGCGATCCCGATGTCCTCGTCATGGGCGAGGACATTGCAAAGCTCGGCGGCGTCTTCGGCACGACAACCGGGCTGCTCGACCGTTTCGGCCCCGAACGCGTCCGCGATACGCCGATCTCCGAGACCGCCTTTATCGGCGCCGCGGTGGGCCTCGCGGCTGCGGGAATGCGCCCCGTGGTCGAGCTGATGTTCGTCGATTTCTTCGGCGTGTGCATGGACGCGATCTATAATCTCGCGGCCAAGCAGAGCTATTTTTCGGGCGGACAGGTGACGTGTCCGATGGTGCTGATGACCAGCGTCGGCGGCGGCTATGGCGACGCCGGTCAGCACAGCCAGGCGCTCTACGCGACCTTCGGCCATCTGCCGGGGCTGAAGGTTGTCATTCCCTCGAACGCGCACGACGCGAAGGGCCTGATGCTGGCGGCGATCCGCGATCCCAACCCGGTGATCTTCATGTATCACAAGGCTCTGCAGGGCATGGGCTGGCTCGGGACCGTGCAGCGTTCGATCACCGATGCGCCCGAGGGAGATTATGTCGTCCCGCTCGGCAAAGCGAAATGCGTGCGCGAGGGCGAAGATATTACGGTCGTGAGTCTGGGTCTTTCGGTTCATCAGGCGCTCGACGCCGCCGGGCGGCTCGCCAACGAGGATGTTTCGGTCGAGGTCATCGATCTGATCAGCATCGCGCCGCTCGACCGCGAAACGGTGCGCGCATCGGTGCGCCGGACCGGGCGGCTGCTTGTCGTCGACGATGATTATCTGAGCTACGGCGTCGGCGCGGAGATCATCGCTAGCGTCTGCGAAGCTAGCATCCCGCTTCTCGTGCCGCCGCAGCGCATCGCTTTCCCCGACATTCCCGTGCCCTTCACCCCGGTGATGGAGCATTTCGTGCTGCCCAATGCCGACAAGGTCACGGCCGCCGTGCGCCAGATGATGAGGATTTCGAACTGA
- a CDS encoding thiamine pyrophosphate-dependent dehydrogenase E1 component subunit alpha yields the protein MSGASNASDRLWMYATMVKSRHFEALIKPAYFEGKSPVFNMAKGPLPGEMHLSDGQEPCAVGVCAHLRPGDTVTATHRPHHVAIAKGVDLGAMAAEIFGKASGLSGGRGGHMHLFDARVNFACSGIIAQGLGPAVGAALASKLRGDDTVAIAFLGEGAANQGAFHEALNLASVWKVPAVFVIEDNAYGISVSKRDCTAVERNADRAAAYAMPGHFVAGNDADAVHAIAGAAIARARRGEGPSLIEIETCRLEGHFMGDAEGYRPEGEVQRLKASDPIPAYRARLLTDGFEAADLDRAETDARAAVDAAFAFARAAAYPDPEEAFAHVFA from the coding sequence ATGAGCGGCGCGAGCAACGCCAGCGACCGGCTGTGGATGTACGCCACGATGGTCAAGAGCCGCCATTTCGAGGCACTGATCAAGCCCGCCTATTTCGAAGGCAAAAGCCCGGTGTTCAACATGGCGAAGGGGCCTCTCCCGGGCGAGATGCATCTGTCCGACGGGCAGGAACCCTGCGCCGTGGGAGTCTGCGCGCATCTTCGGCCCGGCGATACGGTCACCGCGACGCACCGCCCGCACCATGTCGCGATCGCCAAGGGGGTCGATCTGGGCGCCATGGCGGCGGAGATTTTCGGCAAGGCGAGCGGGCTGTCGGGCGGCCGCGGCGGCCATATGCATTTGTTCGACGCTCGGGTGAATTTCGCCTGTTCGGGCATCATTGCGCAGGGTTTGGGGCCAGCGGTCGGCGCGGCGCTGGCGAGCAAGCTGCGCGGTGACGATACTGTCGCGATCGCCTTTCTCGGCGAGGGCGCTGCGAACCAGGGGGCCTTTCACGAGGCGCTCAATCTCGCATCGGTGTGGAAGGTGCCGGCGGTTTTCGTGATCGAGGACAATGCCTATGGCATCTCCGTCTCCAAGCGCGACTGCACGGCGGTCGAGCGCAACGCCGATCGCGCGGCGGCCTATGCGATGCCCGGCCATTTCGTTGCCGGCAACGACGCCGACGCGGTCCATGCCATTGCCGGAGCGGCGATCGCTCGCGCGCGGCGCGGCGAGGGCCCATCGCTGATCGAGATCGAGACCTGCCGGCTCGAGGGACATTTTATGGGCGACGCGGAAGGGTATCGGCCTGAGGGGGAGGTCCAGCGGTTGAAGGCGAGCGATCCCATTCCGGCCTATCGCGCGCGCCTGCTCACCGACGGTTTCGAGGCGGCCGACCTCGACCGCGCCGAGACCGACGCGCGGGCGGCCGTCGATGCCGCCTTCGCCTTCGCACGCGCCGCGGCTTATCCCGATCCAGAAGAGGCTTTTGCCCATGTCTTCGCCTGA
- a CDS encoding SDR family NAD(P)-dependent oxidoreductase, translating into MAGRLAGKVALVTGAAQGIGAGIARAMAAEGARVVAADRNVAGCETLADEIGVEALALDVTSEDDWAAAAGHIAASHGSLSILVNNAGVELVKPMTEHSLADWRGLMAVNVDGLFLGCRTMQPLLAASGAASVVNISSIAGLVGYPDQLAYNTSKGAVRHMTKSLAIEWASHALPIRCNSIHPGCIRTPMLEMAVEGWVREGSIPADDPWAAVASLCPLNAVGSPEDIGMGAVYLGSDEARFVTGIELVIDGGWVAR; encoded by the coding sequence ATGGCGGGCAGGCTCGCAGGCAAGGTCGCGCTGGTCACGGGCGCAGCACAAGGCATTGGGGCGGGGATCGCGCGGGCGATGGCGGCCGAAGGCGCGCGCGTCGTCGCAGCAGACCGCAATGTTGCGGGCTGCGAGACGTTGGCGGACGAGATCGGCGTCGAGGCGCTGGCGCTCGACGTGACGAGCGAAGACGACTGGGCCGCCGCGGCCGGGCATATCGCTGCATCGCACGGCAGCCTTTCGATCCTGGTCAACAATGCCGGCGTTGAACTGGTCAAGCCGATGACCGAGCATAGCCTTGCCGACTGGCGCGGGCTGATGGCGGTAAATGTCGACGGACTGTTCCTCGGCTGCCGGACGATGCAGCCACTGCTCGCCGCGAGTGGTGCGGCCAGCGTCGTCAACATCTCGTCGATTGCGGGGCTCGTCGGTTATCCCGACCAGCTCGCTTATAATACGTCGAAAGGCGCAGTGCGCCATATGACCAAGAGCCTCGCGATCGAGTGGGCGTCCCATGCACTGCCGATCCGTTGCAATTCGATCCACCCCGGCTGCATCCGTACCCCGATGCTCGAAATGGCGGTCGAGGGCTGGGTGCGCGAAGGGTCGATCCCCGCCGACGATCCGTGGGCCGCGGTCGCTTCGCTGTGCCCGCTCAACGCGGTGGGAAGTCCCGAGGATATCGGGATGGGCGCGGTTTATCTTGGCAGCGACGAAGCGCGTTTCGTGACCGGGATCGAACTGGTCATCGATGGCGGATGGGTCGCGCGATGA